From a region of the Candidatus Bathyarchaeota archaeon genome:
- a CDS encoding AAA family ATPase produces the protein MLIHEVILENFMSYEYARIPLKSGVNVICGPNGAGKSSILLGISVALGQSYTERSRKLSNLIRWGKDQARVTIVLDNSLRKGKRPVKRFNKDQIFLTRGLRRDGKYWFEFDNRAATKKEVERLLAKFNVEPDNLLIIMHQNMTEQFTVLSPQEKLGIVEAAVGLELYRRNVWQARKKLSHILSEEESVSKLLESAEQTLNYWREQYDRYQQKKQLQIKRRFLERELAWAEALKKETSMDELENLLKTEERELQQIENKTETLQVTLDELQLRLEQAKSQWQKLFQERLSIETEKVKNEAFISLRTQALEEMSQLLENNCEKIGECIAMVEQLETSISTQQNPNDYMKKLAEIKIIYKNLENMWIQQHSQKSENLKEQKEICNEQLEKTDKHLLETRMKTEFATKEIEDHTNQIIDSKIDAALLNYRKRNIEKHLQKLRRELKTKTREYEEAVEKAKKTGSRIASTKHVNEILDEIRLTDGYLVALGDVSEDIERMYESYSKLYLDLKEKARTVAENREKTLEEVNTRIEAWHTVMQSLLDHVGLQYQRILSQAQATSEIHLINGHDIEAAGLEVLVGFRGAQPVPLDAYTQSGGERSMATMSFLLALQQHVQSPFRAIDEYDVHMDPKNREIIANLLIESVKGLNSQYLIITPSQITFAIQDIHIITVQNVEGASRVKEAV, from the coding sequence ATGTTGATTCATGAAGTAATCCTCGAAAACTTCATGTCCTACGAATACGCCAGAATACCCCTTAAATCAGGCGTAAACGTGATTTGTGGGCCAAATGGCGCAGGAAAGTCATCCATACTCTTAGGCATCTCAGTAGCATTAGGTCAATCTTACACTGAACGCTCGAGAAAACTAAGCAACCTCATAAGATGGGGAAAAGATCAGGCACGAGTAACAATTGTCTTAGACAATTCTCTGAGAAAAGGCAAGCGCCCAGTTAAGAGATTTAACAAAGACCAAATCTTCCTAACTCGCGGATTAAGGCGTGATGGAAAGTATTGGTTTGAATTCGATAATCGTGCTGCAACAAAGAAAGAAGTTGAAAGACTGCTGGCGAAATTCAACGTAGAACCCGACAACCTCTTGATTATTATGCATCAAAACATGACTGAACAGTTTACAGTTCTCTCCCCTCAGGAAAAACTTGGAATAGTTGAAGCAGCTGTTGGCTTAGAACTTTACCGAAGAAACGTCTGGCAAGCAAGAAAAAAGTTAAGCCACATATTAAGCGAAGAAGAGTCGGTAAGCAAGCTTCTCGAATCAGCTGAACAAACGCTGAACTACTGGCGCGAACAATATGACCGCTACCAGCAAAAAAAACAACTGCAGATAAAAAGGCGATTTCTTGAAAGGGAACTTGCGTGGGCAGAAGCCTTGAAAAAAGAGACGTCCATGGACGAACTGGAAAATCTGCTTAAAACAGAGGAAAGGGAACTCCAGCAAATCGAAAACAAAACAGAAACATTGCAGGTTACACTTGACGAGCTGCAATTAAGGCTGGAACAAGCAAAATCACAGTGGCAAAAACTCTTTCAGGAACGCCTATCAATAGAAACAGAAAAAGTGAAAAACGAAGCTTTCATTTCGTTAAGAACTCAAGCCCTAGAAGAAATGAGCCAACTATTGGAAAACAACTGCGAAAAAATAGGCGAATGCATAGCCATGGTTGAGCAGCTGGAAACATCAATCAGCACACAACAAAATCCAAACGACTACATGAAAAAACTTGCAGAGATAAAAATAATATACAAAAATCTTGAAAACATGTGGATCCAACAGCATAGTCAAAAGAGCGAAAACCTGAAAGAACAAAAGGAAATCTGCAATGAACAGCTTGAAAAAACCGACAAACATCTTTTAGAAACACGAATGAAGACAGAATTTGCTACAAAAGAAATTGAAGACCACACTAACCAAATCATAGACTCGAAAATTGACGCTGCCCTATTAAACTACAGGAAACGGAACATCGAAAAACATCTTCAAAAGCTTCGCAGAGAATTGAAAACCAAAACAAGGGAATATGAAGAAGCTGTAGAAAAGGCAAAAAAAACTGGCTCCAGAATAGCGTCAACAAAACATGTTAATGAAATTCTAGACGAAATTCGGTTGACTGATGGTTATCTTGTAGCCCTTGGAGACGTTTCAGAAGACATCGAACGCATGTATGAGTCCTACTCCAAACTCTACCTAGACCTAAAAGAAAAAGCACGAACAGTAGCAGAAAACAGAGAAAAAACCTTGGAAGAAGTTAATACTCGAATAGAAGCATGGCACACAGTCATGCAAAGTCTCCTTGACCACGTAGGTCTTCAATACCAGAGAATTTTGTCGCAAGCTCAAGCTACAAGTGAGATTCATTTGATCAATGGCCATGATATAGAAGCCGCTGGGCTAGAAGTGCTTGTAGGCTTTAGAGGCGCCCAACCAGTCCCATTGGACGCCTACACTCAGAGCGGAGGGGAAAGAAGCATGGCTACCATGAGCTTTCTCTTAGCTTTACAGCAGCATGTGCAGTCTCCTTTCCGCGCAATTGACGAATATGACGTCCACATGGACCCGAAAAACCGTGAAATAATAGCTAATCTTCTCATAGAATCAGTCAAGGGCTTAAACTCGCAGTATTTAATAATAACGCCAAGCCAAATCACCTTTGCGATACAAGACATCCACATCATAACAGTGCAGAATGTTGAAGGCGCATCTAGAGTGAAAGAGGCTGTCTAG